In the Methylophilus sp. 5 genome, one interval contains:
- a CDS encoding YeeE/YedE family protein — MTTFTPLSSLIGGLLIGFSALLLIRWLGQIAGISGIVGQLWSAGTGDRAWRWAFVAGLMFAPLLYALFAPLPVMQMTASVPLLMVSGVLVGFGSRLGSGCTSGHGVCGLSRLSLRSLVATLSFMLVAMLVVWLVVWLVRHVLVAG; from the coding sequence ATGACCACGTTTACACCTTTGTCATCATTAATCGGCGGCTTGCTGATTGGTTTTTCGGCCTTGCTGCTGATCCGCTGGCTGGGCCAGATTGCCGGTATCAGCGGCATTGTTGGCCAGTTATGGTCAGCCGGTACTGGCGACCGTGCCTGGCGCTGGGCTTTTGTGGCGGGCTTAATGTTTGCGCCCTTGCTGTATGCGCTGTTCGCACCTTTACCTGTCATGCAAATGACTGCCAGTGTGCCTTTGCTGATGGTCTCTGGCGTGCTTGTTGGCTTTGGCAGTCGCCTGGGCTCCGGCTGCACCAGTGGTCATGGCGTATGCGGGTTGTCGCGGTTATCGCTGCGCTCACTGGTGGCTACGCTGAGTTTTATGCTGGTGGCGATGCTGGTGGTGTGGCTGGTGGTGTGGCTGGTGCGCCATGTGCTGGTCGCTGGATAG
- a CDS encoding DUF6691 family protein yields MIVFIALIAGVVFGLGLIVGGMTNPAKVLAFLDITGDWDPSLAFVMMGAIAIGFFAFKLAARQSRSLLGLPMQLPTTTLIDRKLVIGALLFGAGWGLVGFCPGPAVTSLLVGGSSVWLFVASMIAGMALHTLAVRRGWF; encoded by the coding sequence ATGATTGTATTTATCGCGTTGATAGCTGGGGTGGTGTTTGGTCTGGGGCTGATTGTGGGTGGCATGACTAATCCAGCCAAGGTATTGGCATTTTTAGACATCACTGGCGATTGGGATCCTTCATTGGCATTTGTCATGATGGGCGCGATTGCGATCGGGTTTTTTGCATTTAAGCTGGCCGCCAGGCAATCGCGCAGCTTATTGGGCCTGCCCATGCAGTTGCCAACGACCACGTTGATTGATCGAAAACTGGTGATTGGCGCGCTGTTGTTTGGCGCTGGTTGGGGCTTGGTCGGTTTTTGCCCGGGCCCGGCGGTGACATCACTCTTGGTTGGCGGCAGTAGCGTGTGGCTGTTTGTCGCCAGTATGATCGCAGGCATGGCCTTGCATACGCTGGCCGTGCGCCGCGGTTGGTTTTAA
- a CDS encoding MBL fold metallo-hydrolase, which produces MIFQQFFEAESHTYSYLLACEQSRQAVLIDPVESEVAHYIDALNSQGLTLAYTLETHVHADHVTAADALRQRLGSQSVIHRDAGVLCGDLLVTDGMHLKVGSLDIEVRYTPGHTNGCVSYCLGDRIFTGDALLINGCGRTDFQQGDAGQLYDSVHRQIFSLPDATLVYPGHDYHGHTVSTVGKEKRDNPRLGGQISRAAFVQLMANLKLAPPIQMAVALPANQSCGRQVVNQSS; this is translated from the coding sequence ATGATTTTTCAACAGTTTTTTGAAGCAGAAAGCCACACCTATAGCTATCTGCTGGCCTGCGAGCAAAGCCGGCAGGCCGTGTTGATTGACCCGGTTGAGAGTGAGGTCGCGCACTATATTGACGCCTTGAATAGCCAGGGGCTAACGCTGGCCTATACGTTAGAAACCCATGTGCATGCCGACCATGTGACAGCGGCAGATGCACTACGTCAGCGTTTGGGTAGCCAAAGCGTGATCCACCGTGATGCGGGTGTGCTGTGTGGTGACTTGCTGGTGACTGATGGCATGCATTTAAAGGTGGGTTCACTGGATATTGAAGTGCGCTACACGCCCGGTCACACCAATGGTTGCGTGAGTTACTGCCTGGGTGACCGTATTTTTACCGGCGATGCCTTGCTCATCAATGGCTGTGGCCGGACTGACTTTCAGCAGGGCGATGCTGGTCAGCTATACGACAGTGTGCATCGTCAAATTTTCAGTCTGCCCGATGCAACCCTGGTTTATCCTGGCCATGATTATCACGGCCATACGGTATCGACCGTGGGTAAAGAAAAACGTGATAATCCGCGGCTGGGTGGCCAAATTTCACGTGCGGCGTTTGTGCAGCTCATGGCTAACCTCAAACTGGCGCCGCCAATACAGATGGCTGTGGCGCTGCCAGCCAACCAGTCGTGCGGCCGGCAGGTGGTAAATCAGTCGTCATGA
- a CDS encoding NAD(P)-dependent alcohol dehydrogenase gives MSKAIIVQPGGGYQNVTIGSREAAAPKAGEITVRLHANSLNYHDFAVVSGMWGPTEPRIPMADGAGEVVAVGAGVSEFKVGDAVVSTFFPTWQSGVPHVEGFATVPGDGIDGYARELVTASVASFTLAPKGWGHLASSTLTTAALTAWRSLMADDHLKAGDTVLVQGTGGVSIFALQFAKLAGATVIATSSSDAKLEKLSALGADHVINYKSTPQWGTLAHEMSGGRGVDHIVEVGGPATLEQSMLAARVGGHISVIGILTGLAGDFPLVTALIKQLRLQGVLVGNREQQQAMVKAINANGMQPVVDKVFAVEEMVQAFQYQETNQHFGKICLQI, from the coding sequence ATGAGTAAAGCCATCATTGTGCAACCCGGTGGCGGGTATCAAAACGTGACCATAGGCAGCCGTGAAGCGGCCGCGCCCAAAGCTGGTGAAATCACGGTCAGGCTGCATGCCAACTCACTCAACTACCATGACTTTGCCGTGGTGAGCGGCATGTGGGGACCAACCGAGCCACGAATCCCCATGGCAGACGGTGCTGGTGAAGTGGTTGCTGTCGGCGCAGGCGTCAGCGAATTTAAAGTCGGCGATGCCGTCGTCAGCACCTTTTTCCCCACCTGGCAATCTGGCGTACCGCACGTGGAAGGCTTTGCCACCGTGCCTGGCGATGGCATAGACGGTTACGCACGTGAACTGGTGACCGCCAGCGTGGCGTCGTTTACCCTGGCACCCAAAGGCTGGGGTCATCTTGCCTCCTCTACTCTCACCACCGCAGCCCTCACGGCCTGGCGATCACTGATGGCAGATGACCACCTTAAAGCAGGCGATACGGTGCTGGTGCAAGGCACAGGCGGCGTGTCTATTTTTGCGCTGCAATTTGCCAAACTGGCTGGAGCTACCGTGATTGCAACCTCCTCGAGTGACGCCAAACTGGAGAAACTCAGCGCCTTAGGCGCAGACCACGTCATCAATTACAAAAGCACACCGCAATGGGGCACCCTAGCGCATGAGATGTCTGGCGGTCGCGGCGTCGACCATATTGTGGAAGTCGGCGGCCCGGCCACCTTAGAGCAATCCATGCTCGCAGCGCGTGTCGGCGGCCATATATCGGTGATTGGTATCTTGACTGGCCTGGCGGGTGATTTTCCACTGGTGACAGCCTTAATCAAGCAATTGCGCTTGCAGGGCGTGCTGGTAGGCAATCGTGAACAGCAACAAGCCATGGTGAAAGCAATTAACGCTAACGGCATGCAGCCGGTGGTGGATAAAGTATTTGCCGTAGAAGAAATGGTGCAGGCGTTTCAATACCAGGAAACCAACCAGCACTTTGGCAAAATCTGCCTGCAGATTTAA
- a CDS encoding (2Fe-2S)-binding protein — protein sequence MKLTINGKEAELNVSDDMPILWAIRDVAGMTGTKFGCGMAQCGACTVHLDGQAIRSCVTPVSAAVGKNITTIEAMHEDKVGQAVQAAWQQIDVVQCGYCQSGQIMSATSLLKQNPKPSDADIDAAMSGNICRCGTYQRIRTAIHEAAAKLA from the coding sequence ATGAAACTAACAATCAACGGCAAAGAAGCCGAGCTCAATGTCAGTGACGACATGCCTATTCTTTGGGCGATCCGCGATGTGGCTGGCATGACTGGCACCAAGTTTGGCTGTGGCATGGCGCAATGTGGCGCCTGTACCGTGCATCTGGATGGCCAGGCCATTCGCTCCTGTGTCACGCCGGTGAGTGCGGCGGTTGGCAAAAACATCACGACGATTGAAGCCATGCACGAAGACAAAGTCGGCCAGGCCGTGCAGGCTGCCTGGCAGCAAATTGATGTGGTGCAATGCGGGTACTGTCAGTCGGGCCAGATTATGTCGGCTACCTCGTTGCTCAAACAAAATCCTAAACCCAGTGATGCCGATATTGATGCCGCCATGAGCGGCAATATCTGTCGTTGTGGCACGTATCAACGTATCCGCACAGCGATTCACGAAGCTGCTGCCAAGCTGGCTTAA
- a CDS encoding xanthine dehydrogenase family protein molybdopterin-binding subunit, with amino-acid sequence MNDMINLSRRSFIKSTALVAGGLVVAFSIPQAKRFMSVANAAEAMPLPAPNAFLRIGADDSITVMLAHSEMGQGVWTTLPMLIADELDADWSKVKVEHAPAAPAYIHTAYGIQITGGSSTTWSEFDRYRQAGALTRTLLIQAAAKQWNVPVDGLRTENGAVINGTQKLRYGQLVETASQLATPTSVTLKKPEQWKLIGKATKRLDSAEKINGTAKFGQDVQFEGLKVAMVARAPVFGTKLKSVDDSAARQVPGVIKVVTVPTGVAVIAEHYWAAKQGREALKLEWDLAGHDKPDSVALLKQYQALAQQPGLSAAKAGDVAAASKQAKQTVTAEYILPYLSHAPMEPLNCAVKISEQGCDIWTGTQMQTTDQAAAAKILGLKPEQVSIHTQFLGGGFGRRANPRADFVSEAVEVAKAAGLPVKTVWSREDDIKGGFYRPMFVHRATVALDKQGKPQAWQHTLVGQSIIKGTPFEGFMIKEGIDATSVEGVADSPYVKGTANHQVQLHSVQSDVPVLWWRSVGHSHSGFVMESLVDELAHADKQDPLAYRRQLLKDHPRHLAALNLAADKAGWGKPLPKGVFRGIAVHESFGSYVAQVAEVSVKEGEVKVHRVVVAIDCGLAVNPDGVKAQMESSVAYALGAALSSEISFKEGQVVQSNFHDYQVLRMKDMPKVDVHIVASTEKMGGVGEPGVPPLAPAVANAVFAATGKRIRRLPIGDQLA; translated from the coding sequence ATGAACGATATGATTAATCTCTCGCGCCGTAGTTTTATTAAAAGTACTGCGTTGGTGGCAGGTGGCTTGGTGGTGGCTTTTAGTATTCCGCAGGCCAAGCGTTTTATGAGTGTAGCCAATGCGGCAGAAGCCATGCCATTACCGGCACCCAATGCATTTTTGCGCATAGGCGCGGATGACAGCATTACCGTGATGCTGGCGCATAGCGAAATGGGGCAGGGCGTATGGACGACTTTGCCGATGCTGATTGCCGATGAACTGGATGCAGACTGGAGCAAAGTGAAGGTCGAGCACGCGCCTGCTGCACCTGCTTATATTCACACTGCGTATGGCATTCAGATTACAGGTGGTTCTTCTACTACCTGGTCAGAATTTGACCGTTACCGTCAGGCCGGCGCGCTGACGCGTACTCTGTTAATACAGGCCGCCGCCAAGCAGTGGAATGTGCCGGTCGATGGTTTGCGCACTGAAAACGGGGCGGTGATTAACGGCACACAAAAGTTGCGTTACGGCCAATTGGTAGAAACGGCCAGTCAGCTAGCCACGCCAACCAGCGTCACTTTGAAAAAACCCGAACAATGGAAGCTGATTGGCAAAGCGACCAAACGCCTGGACAGTGCAGAAAAAATCAACGGCACTGCCAAGTTTGGCCAGGACGTGCAATTTGAGGGCCTGAAGGTGGCCATGGTGGCGCGTGCGCCAGTGTTTGGCACCAAGTTGAAAAGCGTAGACGACAGCGCTGCACGCCAAGTGCCGGGTGTGATTAAAGTGGTGACTGTGCCGACTGGCGTCGCGGTGATTGCCGAGCATTACTGGGCGGCCAAGCAGGGGCGTGAAGCACTCAAATTGGAATGGGACCTGGCTGGGCACGACAAGCCGGATTCTGTTGCCTTATTAAAACAATATCAGGCACTGGCACAACAGCCTGGTTTATCTGCCGCCAAGGCGGGCGATGTTGCCGCTGCCAGTAAGCAGGCCAAACAGACCGTGACGGCAGAATATATATTGCCTTATTTGTCGCACGCGCCGATGGAGCCGCTCAATTGCGCGGTGAAAATCTCTGAGCAGGGTTGCGACATATGGACCGGGACGCAAATGCAAACCACCGACCAGGCCGCGGCGGCTAAGATCCTGGGGCTCAAACCTGAGCAAGTGAGTATTCATACCCAGTTTCTTGGCGGTGGCTTTGGCCGTCGCGCCAACCCACGGGCTGACTTTGTGTCTGAGGCGGTAGAGGTGGCTAAAGCCGCCGGTTTGCCGGTGAAAACGGTGTGGAGCCGTGAAGATGATATTAAAGGTGGCTTTTACAGACCGATGTTTGTGCACCGCGCCACCGTTGCGCTGGATAAACAAGGCAAGCCACAGGCTTGGCAACATACGTTGGTCGGGCAGTCGATTATCAAAGGCACACCCTTTGAAGGCTTTATGATTAAAGAAGGCATTGATGCCACCTCGGTGGAAGGGGTGGCCGATTCGCCTTATGTGAAAGGCACGGCGAATCATCAGGTGCAATTGCATTCAGTACAAAGTGATGTGCCGGTATTGTGGTGGCGCTCGGTTGGGCATAGCCATTCAGGCTTTGTCATGGAAAGCCTGGTAGACGAGCTGGCGCATGCAGACAAGCAAGACCCGCTGGCCTATCGACGTCAATTACTCAAAGACCATCCGCGCCATTTGGCAGCACTCAACCTGGCCGCCGATAAAGCAGGTTGGGGCAAACCATTGCCTAAAGGCGTGTTCCGCGGCATTGCTGTGCACGAGTCATTTGGTAGCTATGTGGCACAAGTGGCTGAAGTCTCGGTCAAAGAGGGCGAGGTCAAGGTGCACCGCGTGGTGGTGGCGATTGATTGCGGCCTGGCGGTGAACCCGGATGGCGTTAAAGCGCAAATGGAGTCTTCAGTTGCGTATGCCTTGGGCGCGGCGCTCAGCAGCGAAATCAGCTTTAAAGAGGGCCAGGTAGTGCAGTCCAACTTTCATGATTACCAGGTGCTGCGCATGAAAGACATGCCCAAGGTAGACGTGCATATTGTGGCGAGCACCGAAAAAATGGGCGGTGTGGGCGAGCCTGGCGTGCCGCCGTTGGCACCAGCTGTGGCAAATGCCGTGTTTGCGGCCACCGGTAAACGTATTCGTCGTTTGCCGATTGGCGATCAACTGGCTTGA
- a CDS encoding XdhC family protein, with the protein MQSSDWEVLQRASDWLQQGHRAHLFTVIQTWGSAPRLPGAILVVRDDGHLVGSVSGGCIEDDLADKAKHQQLPTQPAILEYGIHQDEAQRFGIPCGGQLKIFAEPLTHATQLAPMLESLSQRRLLKRSVHLHSGEVRQQPVLPEGLPYLDNDWFHSYFGPQWRLLIIGANQLGSVLAAMAQALDFHVMICDPREDMRAEWHVEGADWLPGMPDDVVLDIAPDPHTAIVAVTHDPKLDDMALLEALKSEAFYIGALGSVKNQEKRKQRLRSFDLSEQEVNRLHGPVGLRIGSRTPAEIAVSILAELIQARAQLQQVGLSQSSANLVAA; encoded by the coding sequence ATGCAATCGTCAGATTGGGAAGTGCTGCAACGTGCCAGCGATTGGCTGCAACAAGGTCATCGCGCGCACCTGTTTACCGTGATCCAGACCTGGGGTTCGGCACCGCGTTTGCCGGGCGCTATTTTGGTGGTGCGTGATGATGGCCATCTGGTTGGCTCGGTGTCGGGCGGTTGTATTGAGGATGACCTGGCAGATAAAGCCAAACATCAGCAGTTACCCACACAGCCCGCTATTCTCGAATACGGCATTCATCAGGATGAAGCGCAACGTTTTGGTATTCCGTGTGGCGGGCAGCTTAAGATTTTTGCCGAGCCATTAACGCATGCCACACAACTGGCACCGATGCTTGAGAGTTTGTCGCAGCGGCGCTTGTTAAAGCGCTCGGTTCACTTGCATAGCGGTGAAGTGCGCCAGCAGCCCGTATTGCCAGAAGGCTTGCCTTACCTGGATAACGACTGGTTCCACAGCTATTTTGGCCCGCAATGGCGCTTGCTCATCATCGGCGCCAACCAGTTAGGGTCGGTGTTGGCGGCCATGGCGCAAGCGCTGGATTTCCACGTCATGATTTGCGACCCACGTGAAGACATGCGTGCCGAATGGCATGTGGAAGGCGCGGACTGGTTGCCCGGCATGCCGGACGATGTGGTGCTCGACATTGCGCCTGATCCGCACACGGCGATTGTGGCGGTGACGCATGACCCTAAACTGGATGACATGGCTTTGCTTGAGGCGCTCAAATCAGAGGCGTTTTATATCGGTGCGCTGGGCTCGGTGAAAAACCAGGAAAAACGCAAACAGCGTTTGCGCAGCTTTGATTTAAGTGAGCAGGAAGTGAATCGCCTGCATGGCCCGGTGGGTTTACGTATTGGTAGCCGCACCCCGGCTGAAATTGCGGTATCTATTCTGGCAGAGCTGATTCAGGCACGGGCACAGTTGCAACAGGTCGGGTTGTCGCAAAGCAGTGCAAATCTTGTTGCGGCTTGA
- a CDS encoding NTP transferase domain-containing protein: MTPTDPAQRPVVGLLLAGGFSRRFGAQNKLLQPLADGQLMALSAAQTLIQALPNSIAVIRGSESPLASQLMSLGFKVVTCEEQHQQMSDSLRLGVVTAQTHFPHMPGLVIALADMPYIQTATIARVAQQLTQATIVQPMYKNQPGHPVGFCRDLIPELLLVEGDQGARAVLRAHQAEILRFECQDAGILKDIDTPADMI, encoded by the coding sequence ATGACACCTACTGACCCCGCACAACGACCTGTCGTCGGCTTATTGCTGGCAGGTGGCTTTTCGCGCCGCTTTGGCGCGCAGAACAAACTGCTACAACCACTCGCTGATGGGCAATTGATGGCGCTGAGTGCTGCGCAAACCTTGATTCAGGCGCTGCCGAACAGCATTGCGGTGATACGTGGCAGTGAGTCGCCACTCGCTAGCCAGCTCATGTCACTTGGGTTTAAGGTGGTGACATGTGAAGAACAACATCAACAGATGTCGGACAGCCTGAGATTAGGTGTTGTGACGGCACAAACACACTTTCCACACATGCCTGGACTGGTGATTGCGCTGGCAGATATGCCATACATTCAGACCGCCACAATTGCGCGCGTCGCACAACAACTCACGCAGGCAACTATTGTGCAACCAATGTATAAGAACCAGCCCGGGCACCCGGTTGGATTTTGCCGCGACCTGATTCCGGAATTACTGTTGGTCGAAGGGGACCAAGGCGCGCGGGCAGTCTTGCGCGCGCATCAGGCCGAGATTTTACGATTCGAATGCCAGGATGCGGGCATCTTAAAGGATATTGATACACCTGCAGACATGATTTGA
- a CDS encoding PHB depolymerase family esterase produces MTLPKRLYYSVLLGFLTFPALVWAGLAAGDYEFAVTVNGDQRPYLVHVPKQAQAGQALPMVLVLHGGLGNRQVQATERFYHQVSAAEQYGYIVVFPNGYSRLPGGKFATWNAGSCCGPAVKKQSDDVAVIRRTIQDMQQRANVDANRIFVDGMSNGGMMAYRLACELSDTVSAIAAVAGTDNTQRCQPTKPVAILHIHAQDDDHVPFSGGKGQQSMVDVSFVSVPATIQKWVQLNQASAQAERTLDVVGAYCEVHRGGLAPVQLCVTETGGHSWPGGGSAGSEAIVANEMIWQFFDANGRH; encoded by the coding sequence ATGACTTTGCCTAAGCGTTTATATTACAGTGTGTTGCTGGGTTTTCTGACTTTTCCTGCGTTGGTGTGGGCCGGTCTTGCGGCAGGCGACTATGAATTTGCTGTGACCGTGAACGGAGACCAGCGCCCCTATCTGGTCCATGTCCCCAAGCAGGCACAGGCTGGTCAAGCGTTGCCTATGGTGCTGGTGTTGCATGGCGGCCTGGGCAATAGGCAGGTGCAGGCAACCGAGCGCTTTTATCATCAGGTGTCAGCCGCAGAACAATATGGGTATATCGTGGTGTTCCCCAATGGCTACAGCCGTTTGCCGGGCGGCAAGTTTGCCACCTGGAACGCAGGCAGTTGTTGCGGCCCAGCGGTTAAAAAGCAAAGTGATGATGTGGCGGTGATTCGCCGCACGATTCAAGACATGCAGCAACGGGCCAACGTTGATGCCAACCGTATTTTTGTTGATGGCATGTCTAATGGCGGCATGATGGCCTACCGCTTGGCGTGTGAACTCTCTGACACAGTGAGTGCCATTGCCGCGGTTGCAGGCACAGACAATACCCAGCGTTGCCAGCCGACCAAGCCGGTGGCGATTTTGCATATTCATGCGCAAGATGATGATCATGTGCCGTTTAGTGGTGGCAAAGGCCAGCAGTCCATGGTCGATGTGAGCTTTGTGTCAGTGCCAGCGACGATACAAAAGTGGGTGCAGCTCAACCAAGCCAGTGCACAGGCGGAGCGCACCCTGGATGTCGTTGGCGCTTATTGTGAAGTCCATCGTGGCGGGTTGGCGCCAGTGCAACTGTGTGTGACCGAGACTGGAGGCCACTCCTGGCCGGGTGGCGGCAGTGCAGGCTCAGAGGCTATTGTCGCCAACGAGATGATCTGGCAATTTTTTGATGCCAATGGCCGCCACTAA
- a CDS encoding MipA/OmpV family protein gives MITHTLSRTAASLAISLFSAAVAAESRVDRQTETAVPRAQNLYGIGVGVLPRTSGSDEYRALVLPIVNANYGDRFFVNALQAGAWLLDSDDQRLRFGLSAEAKFGWDASKGDRTRGMHDRDFSIFVGPLLRWQTDYGTINAQWTTDASGNSNGQQVQLQYIKSLIRAPQLRLNGVVGATWNSQKFNDYYFGVRTSEVTANRPFYRAGSGVEWQAGVNGMMPAFKDHSLLFGAFITRLSKEQNDSPITETRIQPMAYVGYSIPF, from the coding sequence ATGATCACGCACACTCTCTCCCGCACGGCAGCCAGCCTTGCAATTTCATTATTTAGCGCAGCCGTGGCCGCGGAGTCACGCGTTGATCGCCAAACCGAAACAGCGGTGCCCAGAGCACAAAACTTATACGGTATTGGCGTAGGCGTATTGCCCAGAACCTCAGGCTCAGACGAATACCGGGCACTGGTGTTGCCAATTGTTAATGCCAACTATGGTGACCGTTTTTTTGTCAATGCCTTGCAGGCAGGTGCCTGGCTGTTAGACAGTGATGACCAGCGCTTGCGTTTTGGACTCTCTGCCGAAGCCAAATTTGGCTGGGATGCCAGCAAAGGCGACCGCACCCGTGGCATGCATGACAGGGATTTTTCAATTTTTGTCGGCCCGCTGCTACGCTGGCAAACCGACTATGGCACCATCAATGCACAATGGACGACTGACGCCAGCGGCAACAGTAACGGCCAGCAAGTTCAGCTGCAATACATTAAAAGCCTGATTCGCGCACCACAACTACGCTTAAATGGCGTGGTAGGCGCCACCTGGAACAGCCAAAAATTTAACGACTACTACTTTGGTGTGCGCACGAGCGAAGTGACGGCCAACCGCCCCTTTTATCGCGCAGGCTCCGGCGTTGAATGGCAGGCTGGGGTGAACGGCATGATGCCTGCATTTAAAGACCACTCATTGCTATTTGGCGCGTTTATCACCCGCCTGAGCAAAGAGCAAAATGACAGCCCGATTACCGAAACCAGAATCCAGCCGATGGCCTATGTCGGCTACAGCATTCCTTTTTAG
- a CDS encoding serine protease codes for MKQLLLLPIILLGVSHVRAQPSIVETLELGHSIVMVTTDMPGGSNGRGSGVVVSPEYVATNCHVVANSNGANIAKFRDGYQPIALKANWKRDVCLLKFDPLPFKPIPMRDSKTLQYEEEVFSLSFPAAAPVPQLSYGNIKGIYPYDGSMIVRTNAAFLMGSSGGALFDQHFNLIGLTTFKSPGHQAFYYSLPVEWIKELMDAPEVISLKTNEVPFWALPLEQRPYFMQVVIPYQNADWPALKTIADQWARQEPASADAWYFLGLAEEGLQQFAQAEQDLKHAYDLNQRDYDAMLALSRVAFTQKDLPTLQSLQPAISAIDKDQGEQVTQQILKLKQGS; via the coding sequence ATGAAACAGTTATTACTATTGCCGATCATCTTGTTGGGGGTGAGTCATGTGCGTGCGCAGCCTAGCATTGTAGAGACGCTGGAACTCGGTCACTCGATTGTGATGGTGACCACCGACATGCCTGGCGGCTCTAATGGCCGCGGCTCTGGCGTGGTGGTGAGCCCCGAATATGTGGCGACCAATTGCCATGTGGTGGCCAATAGCAACGGCGCCAATATCGCCAAGTTTCGCGATGGTTATCAACCCATCGCCCTCAAAGCCAACTGGAAACGCGATGTCTGTTTGCTCAAGTTTGATCCGTTGCCATTTAAACCCATCCCCATGCGCGACAGCAAAACGCTGCAATACGAAGAAGAAGTGTTTAGTTTGAGCTTTCCGGCGGCGGCGCCCGTGCCGCAACTGTCTTATGGCAATATCAAGGGCATTTATCCTTATGATGGCAGCATGATCGTGCGCACGAATGCGGCTTTTTTAATGGGATCCAGCGGTGGCGCACTGTTTGACCAGCACTTTAACCTGATCGGACTCACTACCTTCAAAAGCCCTGGGCACCAGGCGTTTTATTACAGCCTGCCAGTGGAGTGGATCAAAGAGTTGATGGACGCGCCTGAAGTGATCTCGCTCAAAACCAATGAGGTGCCATTTTGGGCGTTGCCGCTGGAGCAGCGCCCCTACTTTATGCAAGTGGTGATTCCGTATCAAAACGCTGACTGGCCAGCACTCAAAACGATTGCTGACCAATGGGCACGCCAGGAACCGGCCTCGGCCGATGCCTGGTATTTTTTAGGGCTGGCAGAAGAAGGCTTGCAACAGTTTGCGCAAGCCGAGCAAGACCTAAAACATGCTTATGACCTGAACCAGCGTGACTATGATGCCATGCTGGCATTGTCACGCGTGGCGTTTACGCAAAAAGACCTGCCAACCTTGCAATCACTGCAGCCCGCCATCAGTGCGATTGATAAAGACCAGGGCGAACAAGTCACACAACAGATTCTCAAATTAAAACAGGGCAGCTAG